From the Streptomyces nodosus genome, the window GGACACGAACCGCCCGAGGCGGAGCTGCCGGACTTCCTGCCGCTGATCCTGGAGTTCGCCGCCCTCGCCCCCGAACCCGGCCACCGCATCCTGCTGCAATGCCGGGCCGGACTCGAACTCCTCCGGCAGGCGCTTCACAAGCACTCCACCCCCTACGCCGCCGTCCTCGACACCCTCTGCGGCCGGCTGCCCCAACCAGCCCGCCACGAGCGCGACACGTGGCGACGGCTGGCCGCCGAAGGACCACCGGGCGAACACGTCGGCCTGGAGCCCTTCGGCCCACCGGAGCAGACCGGACTGGACCCGATCGCCCCGCCCGGACGCCCGACACCATCCGCCTACCCGACGCACCGAGCGTTCCTGAGCGC encodes:
- the narJ gene encoding nitrate reductase molybdenum cofactor assembly chaperone, with the translated sequence MIPRRRARHPSADTPLVHRIASVLLRYPDDTMLACLEDITTALPAIADPADRTRLAAACDHLLRLPPTETAQQYVDTFDHTRRRSLHLTYYRHGDTRARGMALLALKHTYRQAGHEPPEAELPDFLPLILEFAALAPEPGHRILLQCRAGLELLRQALHKHSTPYAAVLDTLCGRLPQPARHERDTWRRLAAEGPPGEHVGLEPFGPPEQTGLDPIAPPGRPTPSAYPTHRAFLSAKEGR